The sequence GTTCTCACCTGTTTCCTATTTTACTGAGCTTTAGATAGTGTTTGAGGACACACCAAGGACCAGCTTAACACTGGGTAGGAAATGAGTAAAGGACGGAGATTATCCATAGCTCATCTTTGCTCTCCCTATACCGTATGCAGCAGGAAAAATACTCCTAGACCCTGTGCTAAGACACTGTCACACTGGCAACTTTCTGCTGCACCCCCGTATATATCTGTTTTCGCAAAGTAAATGATAGTACTTTATTTCATATCATTCAGACAGAAAAACCCTAATGTGATCCCAGGGAAAGCATTTCCAATACAAGATACCATAACCTTTGCAGAAAAACTGCATAGAGCTTGCACGTACTTTATCAGATCAATTTTCTAATATCTGTCTCACCAAGCAAAGCTCGCTGGCGTTAAAATGAATAACTTGCATTTCAGTACATGCTGTTACTGCCGTTGCTGGGAACCCTGAgaaaggcaggggagagggtaCAGGGGAAAGGACTGCTCATAAATCTGCTCCTGTAGGAAAATGGGAGCGGGGTTAGAACCAACAGCAGGACCCCCGCAatgggcaggaggggtggggagcagggctgctgtgcCTGGACACGGCCTGGCTTTAGCATCCCTGCAGGACCTCCTCTGGCAGTCCGGCCAGAGCTACCAGCAGGAACCAACATCCTCAAGCGTCCCCCTTGCTGCACgctggctccagctgctgctgctggagtgaGTCAAATCCAGAGGATTTAAAGAGAAGATGAACCCCATGGGTCACATCCAGTATCTGTGCAGCCGAGCTGCTCAGCCTGTCTGGCCAAAACCAACAGGGGCTGCAGAATCATGATAAAACACTCGTAACTTGAGGATTTCCTTGACAGTGCATCACTCACTGTACTCTAGGGCTCATCAGCAGGCACAACAGTGGCATTTTGTAAGCaagtaaatgaaaaatgacaCAGCAATTCTGACTATATCGTCCCCCATCTCCCACGTCTGCTCTGAGCTGAAATCAATGCAGTTGCATTCATGTTAAAGGAGGGCAGACTTGGGAAAATTCCCCTGAAGGTGATTTGAGACAATAGTGTTGGACAGATCATGCAGGTGTTTTTATTTAGGGAAGGAGTCGGTTGATTGTCatgtttggtttagttttgttccAAGATACagaattaatatattaatacaaAAATAGGTGACACTTATGAGGGCTGTTACTCAAGATCATTCACTCTGCTGCAGTTCATTTCCCCAGTGGCAGAAGTCTGCTCCCAGATAGCAGGCTTAGAAGCATTTACAGAGGAGGAAGTTTTCTCCAGTACCAagtaaaactattaaaaaaaaaaaaaaaagaaaacgagaATTTTCAGTTGTAGGATATATGTCCTAGGTCATCATTACCTTAATGTCAGCAACTTCCTTTCTCTGTGATTTAAAGGAATCCTTACAATTATTGTTGATTTGGGAAATCCATCAAAGCTGGCAGAAACGTTTGAAGCACTGAATGCACAAAAGTGATGATTTACAGAACACTTATGAAAATGTCAAATACAAACATTTGGCAGTCTCTCATACAGTAAACCAGATCTCTGATTTTTAAGCACTGCTTCAGGTATTCTAGCCAAGTGATATAAACTTCTGACGGGAGCAATCTCACCTGTCTCAGTCCAGCCATACAGCTAGTAAGAATAATAGgatattccccccccccgctccccgatTCAAGACTACACAGTAAGTTCTAGCAAACATGAGCAAGCAGTTAAAGTTTGGCTACACCTCAGTGCTCCAGGAAAGCTCTCAGGGGCTGTTTGTATCGATGGTGGGGAGCTCTGCCTGGCCAGGGGCTGTAGCACTGAGCCCTTATAGCCCTTATAGCACTGGCTCAGGCAGTCACTAAAGCCTATCTTTAAGTTGAATCTCACCTTTAGAAGGCTGAAGCAAACCAGACAGGGAAACAGCAGAGACAAGACACTTGAGCGCTTCACCACGATATTTAAGTGTCATGCAATACGTCTAGGTGTGGTTTAGGTGACGGGTCTGCTTTGTGGTCAAAGAGTTGCAAGCAGatgttttttcaggaaaactcAGGGACGTTTACACTTGGGCTGAATCGGAACATCCATCACCTCTGATGTGGCCATCAGGATTTCCTCCAAGGCTCAACTGTATCACTCCAGAGGAAAAATGCCTTGCAATTGGAGAAGGACTTCTAAAGAGCAGCAAGGAGGTCTTTCTGGAGCAGATTGTTTcagtggtgggaagggagacGTTTCCCCAGAGCCCAGCTGTAGGAGTGCGGGTCAGATAGACAGGACTGAATTACAGGAGACTCAtcctgagcagagctggaaacTTCAAGTGCTGCAAAGCACCTCCAGCTCTCAGGTGGAGCTGAGGACATGTGTTTCCCTGAAGTCCTCTCAATTGGGACCCCACTTAGTCAAGAGAAAATCACCTAATCCAGGTGGCTTTGATTTCAGCTCTTTTTAGATTGAGTTCAGAACTAAAACAGGCAGGCACCACAAGCTGGGAATGAGGAACAAAATGAGGTCTCCCTCCAAAGCCCACACCACCCTTCTTATTTGTCACttgtaaaaaaaggaaaggagcaagGGGGGAAATAAGAGTGTGTGTGAGATACTTTTTATTCTCCTGCTGCTCCATCCTGCTACCCCTGCCTCCTTGCACATAGGCAACAGGCTGTGCAACAGAGCCAGGACCATAACTCTACATCTACTCCAAGGAGGTAGCAAAGGGCTGCTAGATACCACCTAACCCTATGTCTGGAGTGAAGGTCCCGACTATCTCTGTCCCTCATATCCTGGTCTGCTGTGACACCGAGTGTCAGTGTATcccacagctgggagcagggacacgTGCTCCTCTCATTGCAACAGCTTCTCTGAGGGACCCAACTGTAGCATTTCCCTTTTAGTTTCTTGAACTTTAGTAAAGGCGGTCGTGTTGCCAAGTGCTTGAAAAGAGCTACTGCTCCAAGCAAGTGCTCAGAAAAGCTAATGTTACATCTTAGTAGCCTAACTCTATGTTTCTGTCTCCACAGCAAACATCTTGACAGTCATCATCCTTTCCCAGCTCGTGGCTCGCAGGCAGAAGTCCTCCTATAACTATCTTCTAGCTCTAGCTGCTGCTGACATCCTGGTTCTCTTCTTCATCGTCTTTGTGGACTTCCTCATGGAAGACTTCATCTTAAACAAACAGATGCCTCAGGTACTGGACAAAATAATTGAGGTCTTGGAATTTTCTTCCATCCACACCTCCATATGGATTACGGTTCCACTAACCATCGATAGGTATATAGCTGTGTGCCATCCTCTGAAGTATCACACAGTCTCCTACCCTGCTCGTACTCGAAAAGTCATTGTAAGTGTCTATATCACCTGCTTTTTGACCAGCATCCCCTACTACTGGTGGCCCAACATTTGGATCGAAGACTACATAAGCACATCAATGCATCATGTCCTCATCTGGATCCACTGCTTTACTGTTTACTTAGTGCCCTGCTCCATCTTCTTCATACTGAATTCCATCATCGTGTACAAGCTGCGGCGAAAGAGCAATTTCCGACTGCGAGGGTACTCCACGGGGAAAACAACAGCCATTTTGTTTACTATAACTTCTATATTTGCTATACTTTGGGCACCAAGAATAATCATGATTTTGTATCACCTCTACGTATCGCCTATAAACAACAGCTGGGTGGTACATATTGTGTCGGACATCGCCAATATGCTAGCACTGCTGAACACTGCAATTAATTTCTTCCTCTACTGTTTTATTAGCAAAAGATTTCGCACAATGGCAGCTGCCACACTGAAAGCCTTCTTTAAGTGTCAGAAGCAACCTGTGCAATTCTATACAAACCATAACTTTTCCATAACAAGCAGCCCTTGGATTTCCCCAGCCAACTCTCACTGCATCAAAATGCTTGTTTACCAGTATGATAAGAATGGAAAGCCTATAAAAATATCACCGTGAAAAGGGCAACAGTTGGAGTTTCTGGGTGCAAGTTCTTTTCAAGCGGTTACATCTTCAGGATGTAATTTGCTGAAATGGCTGTTTTGAAGAGTGGTCATTTGATTTCATTTCCCTGGGAGACCGAGGGCAGATCAGACTGTTAGGAGGGAACAGGAGCACTTGATTTTAGGAGCAGAAGTGAGAAGGCAAACGCCTCTGTCTCTTACATAGCATTTTGAATATGCGTCAGAGTTCAAGTCCTAGTGTTCAGTCGCACTCAAACGATTTGCATCCCTGGACCAGTGCAGTCCAAAGTCATTGGAGGGGAGAAGCCACAACAGTGTTTAATtacaaccttttaaaaaacaacaacaaaaccttacTTGACCACGCAGTTCACTATCGACGGATGCTTTCATGTACTGTGGAAGGTGCCATTTCTGGTGTGTGCACTTGCCAAAAATGATGTGTTGTTTCTGACGTGAAATGCCACCACAGTCTTGCTGTCAAGACCTTGTTGCAGGAGGCAGCCTCTGAGACACGAACTGTGACAAGCCCATTTTGGCTCATTTGAGCAAGGCTCAAGGACCAGCATAGTACCTATTGCAGGTACTACAGGAAGCAATCCTGCAAGCTGCCGATATTCGTATGTTTAAAgttgttattttaaagaatgtgaCCAAGAcaggggagctggagggagggagggagggaggtttcTAGagccaagaacaaaagcagcatcttttcCCAGCTATTTCAGTTATGGTGTCTAAAGGCTTTGAAGTGTGAGGCCAAGTCCTGCCTGATGCAGGGCTCCCACCAAAGCTGCTCCTGTGAGATTTGGAGTGATCACAGCCTTCAGGTTCCTTCTTAATCAATAAAAATTCTCAGTTATCCCCCGCATTCGGTTATTTAGGGATTAACATATAAAAACCTTCAGCCTGAGATTTCCTCCTGACAGATTATGCCATCCTATTGCAAATTtgccatttaattaaaaaaaaaactatttgtgAAAGAAATCCATTAAATACCCAATAGCAGTAAAAACATAGTTCAGCTTGGACTAAGGCTTTTAAATATTTACCTAATTTAAAGTAGCTTAACTGCTCTTCCTTCACACTCAAAAACCAGCATCCCATCAATGCTGAGTgtagaaaatgagaagagatttacaggaaggcagaaaatgcagttcttttaatttctctccttttcagacCTTGGCATGTGGTCTCTCAGAGCCACATACCGCAACCTTTTTACTTCTGTGTTGGACACTTAATGCAGCCTTACTGATCGTGAGAGCAGACTTCCTTGCATGGTGAACACAAGCACAATGTGGTCACAGCAGCTTCTCAGTAACTGCAAACAAGCAGCAGCCTGGTGCTAGCATTGCGTTTGTGCCTGTGCCCGTCTCCATCGCCAGTGGGGAGCTCGTGGTGACCTAACACAGTGAGGTCACCTGAGAAGGGATCCAGTCAATCCCACTTTGGTGGGATCTGAGGGCTGAAATCGTCTCTCTAAAACCCACGGATGGCTCAGCTTTGGTGCATTTCCCCTAAGAACCACCAAGACTTCCAAAGTCCTGCTGAGGACAACAACCTGGTCCCCTTCTGCCACAAAGGTTGCATTACTGACTCATACTGCCCATACTGGTGTCCTGCAAGAGCAAAACCCATGCCAAACCTGAGCATGCCTTCCTCAGGAGGGAATGGCAGCAGAAGGGACAAGCCATGAAGACCAGGACCCCAGGCAAAGGCTGGCTCATGCGTGGGGGGCTTTCTCAGGAGAGATTGAGGCTACTCAGGTCAGTCAGGAGCACAGAGACAGGATGCCCAGCGCCTCGGGGACCATGCGCCACCCCATCCCCTTCCCACAGGCAGATCAGCTAGGAGAGCTGCAAGGTGCTGGAGTCCCCCAGGGACCGTGCTGGTTAGAGCAAGGAGAGGGGCATGCCTGGGGAAAGGGGGAGCTGAGAGCAAAAGCTGACCCTCCCCACCCAAGGGATGCTACGCACCTAAATCTCCCCAGATTCAAAGGGAAGCGAAGAGCCCCCTCATCCTGTAGGCCCTTTGTCCCTGTGATCTCAACAAAACTTCACACTTACTTGCAATAATAAAGCATGAGGGATGCTCGGCCTTGCTGTGTTTGTCACAGCAAGGTTAACATTATTGCTCCCTTTACCAGTGTTTCACAGAAATTCAATTTTGTGGCCATGCCTTCTACCCTCCTCTTAGAAACCTCTCTCTGGTCTTTGTCAGTTGATAGTAACCAAAGTTACCTTATGAAAAAGGTACTGTATGTTTCATTTTGGGAAAACACTGTAtttataacttatttttattctagATTTGTTATGAGGAATGCTTGTCTGAGTTACATGTGAATGAGTCTGAAGTGCAATATCTCTGTAGATAAGTGGTTCATTTTTGAGAATGTatctattgaaaaaaattatttatacaagAAATTCACTATTTACTTAATATAATAGTAACCTTACAGAAAATAGTGAATATTTAgggcttttatttattaaaaaaatttcaattaaGTGCATGGCATACGCTGCCATTCACATGGTGTGATTTATCAGTTTTTGTAACATAATGTTTATCCTGCAAACTAGCAGTGTCATCTGATTTTTCCTGTCCTGATGATGTATTTTTGTAAGTTaccatatttaaaaacaaaatctttctgcGTGAATATTTCATTTCCCACTAAAAATAACCCATTAAGTTGTTGTAACTTCGTTGGAAAAGAACTCACAACCCTTTGCCATATCCTTTTAGAAATGACAAGGTGCAATTTTCATGTACAGTGAATGGGTCATTTCATTTCTGATAATTTAGGGCTTGAAGAGCTTACTTCCAAAGCCCCTTGAAGTCAAAGGGAaggttggttgtggtttttgtggttggtttttccAATCCGCATCAATTTAGGAGGGCTTTGGATCAAGCAGTATCTTGTTAACAGACATTTGAAGCCTTCTTAGAGTCCAGTTTGGATAATAAAGCCTTGACTTTTTAGTCTGCCATATGGGAGCTGCTGTTGATAATACTTGCCTTATTTTTGGTTGTGTGAAGCATTCTGCAATGACTGTTGCTAACTAGCCAATGTCTTGCTGTATTATTCGTACCTCCTCATTTTCCAGTAGTAAAAACTTAACCAAGCACATATAGTGTCACTATTTAGGGGAAAAGTATCCTGGAGACAAAACCATCTTTGTTGTGAAGATGGTCTTTTGTACTCTATTTAATTTATATCTCAGATATCTACAATTAGAAACAATAAGCTGT is a genomic window of Rissa tridactyla isolate bRisTri1 chromosome 8, bRisTri1.patW.cur.20221130, whole genome shotgun sequence containing:
- the GPR139 gene encoding probable G-protein coupled receptor 139; its protein translation is MEHNHLHLHNGSLLAHHRYGCGLGYAPVVYYSLLLCLGLPANILTVIILSQLVARRQKSSYNYLLALAAADILVLFFIVFVDFLMEDFILNKQMPQVLDKIIEVLEFSSIHTSIWITVPLTIDRYIAVCHPLKYHTVSYPARTRKVIVSVYITCFLTSIPYYWWPNIWIEDYISTSMHHVLIWIHCFTVYLVPCSIFFILNSIIVYKLRRKSNFRLRGYSTGKTTAILFTITSIFAILWAPRIIMILYHLYVSPINNSWVVHIVSDIANMLALLNTAINFFLYCFISKRFRTMAAATLKAFFKCQKQPVQFYTNHNFSITSSPWISPANSHCIKMLVYQYDKNGKPIKISP